In one window of Clavelina lepadiformis chromosome 4, kaClaLepa1.1, whole genome shotgun sequence DNA:
- the LOC143452513 gene encoding uncharacterized protein LOC143452513 isoform X1 — MQSYFESLSVDLVPNGGLTFLENPSALSTDGPSSLGHQNITQTQNTTVLPVAQQELSNNQSNLISNLLEDDDVFQCGKCKQQFSNLQIFLQHKTNPCSYNRRRIYDNGLLQSQVVQRSSEMVSSLDGNSMLFDESQTLISAEGIRNSDIGNHVAPNHNIPVVRAVGLSASSLSNVCASAPMPLHVQSLHEMRTRHVLPTMSYNTAQPQMVNNMSASISDSSYQTSEHVLSSSACTSLPVNPQTSRIVLSEDMLLHPHSNAHPVDRGSILNDELNDDDISSSNGLISSLLQQIPPYPIPQQEQHQMIPLQQTANVINVPPETCQPNISIPDNIILNSSNSEINRSNKISEKTLETGLPRLYDKNQPPPSTNLSHQEPSLDANKVTNQAQIAPQSNVIVPNDPKKKFCCQYCSKTFTKKFDLEQHKRSHTGEKPFQCIVCGRAFAQKSNVKKHMVSHKVWLKGNGLFAQPFAKEKGDKQSRINGSVENADITFVCEYCGQGFSSYNKRKSHLKEHKDKQVYKCLKETCSSTFQDLDAFVAHVKSHESGMTYRCHQCHKVFKSLHDLGLHQYQVHLNSRKKNTQTKIYACGLCPSKFSHPHALREHMTSNPHCYVCRICEATFTCERYLRKHYLMQHKGQEARGAICKVCGKSLRSVYYLRLHMLIHTKELPYRCTKCDAAFNRKDKVKRHMLTHDPIKRFKCPLKSVLGCTKEFNRADKLKEHIIGHSGVKKTYPCSFCSKKYSRQSCKVKHELSHTSGLFCNVCLRTFDNENRLKSHKCRKSQTATNTKKKRTVSKSQASGDISKGNSVTSSDKELTNQERNEDSDDNTSERVYTKLWSAKDGEIELINETTSLQSPINVEVTMEKVD, encoded by the exons ATGCAGTCATATTTCGAAAGTTTATCGG TTGATCTTGTGCCAAATGGAGGATTAACATTCTTGGAAAATCCATCAGCATTATCAACCGACGGGCCATCTTCTCTGGGTCATCAAAATATTACACAGACTCAAAACACTACAGTGTTACCTGTTGCTCAACAAGAACTTTCAAATAACCAATCAAATTTAATTAGCAACCTTTTAGAAGATGACGATGTCTTCCAATGTGGAAA GTGTAAGCAACAATTCAGCAACTTGCAGATATTTTTGCAACATAAAACCAACCCATGTTCATATAATCGTCGACGCATTTATGATAATGGATTGCTACAAAGCCAAGTTGTTCAAAGGTCCAGTGAAATGGTATCATCGCTAGATGGTAATTCAATGTTGTTTGATGAATCTCAAACTTTAATATCTGCCGAAG GAATTCGAAATTCCGATATTGGTAACCATGTTGCTCCCAATCATAATATTCCAGTGGTAAGAGCAGTTGGGCTTTCTGCAAGTTCTTTATCTAATGTTTGTGCATCAGCGCCAATGCCACTTCATGTGCAAAG TCTTCACGAAATGCGTACTCGTCATGTATTGCCTACAATGTCGTACAACACTGCTCAACCTCAAATGGTTAACAATATGTCTGCTTCCATATCAGATTCTTCTTATCAAACTTCTGAACATGTTCTTTCATCGTCAGCTTGCACTTCACTTCCAGTTAATCCACAAACTTCAAG AATTGTTCTGTCCGAAGATATGTTGCTACATCCTCACAGCAATGCTCACCCAGTTGACCGTGGCAGCATTCTAAATGATGAGTTAAATGATGATGACATTTCATCTAGCAATGGATTAATCTCATCACTTCTACAGCAGATTCCTCCTTATCCCATTCCACAACAAGAACAGCATCAGATGATTCCTCTACAACAAACTGCAAATGTTATAAACGTT CCACCTGAAACTTGCCAGCCAAATATAAGCATCCCTGATAATATAATTCTCAACTCTTCGAACTCTGAAATCAATCgttcaaacaaaataagtGAAAAAACACTGGAAACAGGATTGCCAAGATTGTATGACAAAAATCAACCACCACCTTCAACAAA TTTATCACATCAAGAACCAAGTCTGGATGCTAATAAAGTTACCAACCAAGCACAGATTGCACCACAATCAAATGTGATTGTTCCAAATGACcctaaaaagaaattttgttgtCAATACTGCagtaaaacttttacaaagaAGTTTGATTTAGAACAACACAAACGTAGTCATACAG GTGAAAAACCGTTCCAGTGTATTGTTTGTGGTCGAGCATTTGCGCAAAAGTCAAATGTCAAGAAACACATGGTCTCTCACAAGGTCTGGTTAAAAGGAAATGGTTTATTTGCTCAACCATTTGCCAAAG AAAAAGGTGATAAACAATCACGTATAAATGGATCTGTTGAAAATGCTGACATAACATTCGTGTGTGAATATTGCGGTCAAGGATTTTCTTCCTATAACAAGCGCAAATCCCATTTGAAAGAACATAAAGATAAGCAA gtgTACAAGTGTTTAAAAGAAACATGTTCATCGACGTTCCAAGATCTTGATGCTTTTGTGGCTCATGTAAAAAGTCATGAATCGGGCATGACTTACAGATGTCATCAGTGCCACAAGGTATTCAAGTCACTACATGATCTTGGCCTTCATCAGTATCAAGTTCATCTGAACAGTAGGAAAAAGAATACTCAAACTAA GATTTACGCTTGTGGCCTATGCCCAAGCAAGTTCAGCCATCCACATGCACTGCGAGAGCACATGACAAGTAATCCTCACTGTTATGTGTGTCGTATATGTGAAGCAACTTTTACCTGTGAGAGGTATCTTCGAAAACACTACTTGATGCAACATAAAGGGCAGGAAGCAAGAGGAGCAAT TTGTAAAGTTTGCGGAAAATCACTGCGCAGTGTATACTATCTTCGTCTTCATATGCTGATTCATACCAAAGAGTTACCGTATCGTTGTACAAAATGCGACGCTGCTTTTAACAGGAAGGACAAAGTTAAGCGCCACATGTTAACTCATGACCCGATCAAGCGTTTCAAG tgTCCATTGAAATCAGTCCTGGGTTGCACGAAAGAATTCAACAGAGCAGACAAGTTGAAAGAACATATCATTGGTCATAGCGGAGTTAAGAAGACATATCCGTGCTCTTTTTGCTCAAAGAAATACAGTCGACAGTCTTGCAAA GTAAAGCACGAGCTGTCGCATACATCTGGCCTCTTCTGTAATGTGTGCCTTCGAACTTTCGACAACGAAAACCGTCTTAAGTCACATAAATGCCGTAAATCGCAAACTGCAAcaaacacaaagaaaaaacGCACGGTATCCAAATCTCAAGCTTCTGGAGACATTTCGAAAGGCAAttctgtgacgtcatcagaTAAGGAGCTGACCAATCAGGAAAGGAATGAAGATTCGGATGATAATACTTCTGAACGAGTTTACACAAAGTTGTGGTCTGCCAAAGACGGCGAAATAGAACTGATTAATGAAACAACTTCACTGCAATCACCTATCAACGTCGAAGTTACGATGGAGAAGGTTGATTAA
- the LOC143452513 gene encoding uncharacterized protein LOC143452513 isoform X2: MVSSLDGNSMLFDESQTLISAEGIRNSDIGNHVAPNHNIPVVRAVGLSASSLSNVCASAPMPLHVQSLHEMRTRHVLPTMSYNTAQPQMVNNMSASISDSSYQTSEHVLSSSACTSLPVNPQTSRIVLSEDMLLHPHSNAHPVDRGSILNDELNDDDISSSNGLISSLLQQIPPYPIPQQEQHQMIPLQQTANVINVPPETCQPNISIPDNIILNSSNSEINRSNKISEKTLETGLPRLYDKNQPPPSTNLSHQEPSLDANKVTNQAQIAPQSNVIVPNDPKKKFCCQYCSKTFTKKFDLEQHKRSHTGEKPFQCIVCGRAFAQKSNVKKHMVSHKVWLKGNGLFAQPFAKEKGDKQSRINGSVENADITFVCEYCGQGFSSYNKRKSHLKEHKDKQVYKCLKETCSSTFQDLDAFVAHVKSHESGMTYRCHQCHKVFKSLHDLGLHQYQVHLNSRKKNTQTKIYACGLCPSKFSHPHALREHMTSNPHCYVCRICEATFTCERYLRKHYLMQHKGQEARGAICKVCGKSLRSVYYLRLHMLIHTKELPYRCTKCDAAFNRKDKVKRHMLTHDPIKRFKCPLKSVLGCTKEFNRADKLKEHIIGHSGVKKTYPCSFCSKKYSRQSCKVKHELSHTSGLFCNVCLRTFDNENRLKSHKCRKSQTATNTKKKRTVSKSQASGDISKGNSVTSSDKELTNQERNEDSDDNTSERVYTKLWSAKDGEIELINETTSLQSPINVEVTMEKVD; encoded by the exons ATGGTATCATCGCTAGATGGTAATTCAATGTTGTTTGATGAATCTCAAACTTTAATATCTGCCGAAG GAATTCGAAATTCCGATATTGGTAACCATGTTGCTCCCAATCATAATATTCCAGTGGTAAGAGCAGTTGGGCTTTCTGCAAGTTCTTTATCTAATGTTTGTGCATCAGCGCCAATGCCACTTCATGTGCAAAG TCTTCACGAAATGCGTACTCGTCATGTATTGCCTACAATGTCGTACAACACTGCTCAACCTCAAATGGTTAACAATATGTCTGCTTCCATATCAGATTCTTCTTATCAAACTTCTGAACATGTTCTTTCATCGTCAGCTTGCACTTCACTTCCAGTTAATCCACAAACTTCAAG AATTGTTCTGTCCGAAGATATGTTGCTACATCCTCACAGCAATGCTCACCCAGTTGACCGTGGCAGCATTCTAAATGATGAGTTAAATGATGATGACATTTCATCTAGCAATGGATTAATCTCATCACTTCTACAGCAGATTCCTCCTTATCCCATTCCACAACAAGAACAGCATCAGATGATTCCTCTACAACAAACTGCAAATGTTATAAACGTT CCACCTGAAACTTGCCAGCCAAATATAAGCATCCCTGATAATATAATTCTCAACTCTTCGAACTCTGAAATCAATCgttcaaacaaaataagtGAAAAAACACTGGAAACAGGATTGCCAAGATTGTATGACAAAAATCAACCACCACCTTCAACAAA TTTATCACATCAAGAACCAAGTCTGGATGCTAATAAAGTTACCAACCAAGCACAGATTGCACCACAATCAAATGTGATTGTTCCAAATGACcctaaaaagaaattttgttgtCAATACTGCagtaaaacttttacaaagaAGTTTGATTTAGAACAACACAAACGTAGTCATACAG GTGAAAAACCGTTCCAGTGTATTGTTTGTGGTCGAGCATTTGCGCAAAAGTCAAATGTCAAGAAACACATGGTCTCTCACAAGGTCTGGTTAAAAGGAAATGGTTTATTTGCTCAACCATTTGCCAAAG AAAAAGGTGATAAACAATCACGTATAAATGGATCTGTTGAAAATGCTGACATAACATTCGTGTGTGAATATTGCGGTCAAGGATTTTCTTCCTATAACAAGCGCAAATCCCATTTGAAAGAACATAAAGATAAGCAA gtgTACAAGTGTTTAAAAGAAACATGTTCATCGACGTTCCAAGATCTTGATGCTTTTGTGGCTCATGTAAAAAGTCATGAATCGGGCATGACTTACAGATGTCATCAGTGCCACAAGGTATTCAAGTCACTACATGATCTTGGCCTTCATCAGTATCAAGTTCATCTGAACAGTAGGAAAAAGAATACTCAAACTAA GATTTACGCTTGTGGCCTATGCCCAAGCAAGTTCAGCCATCCACATGCACTGCGAGAGCACATGACAAGTAATCCTCACTGTTATGTGTGTCGTATATGTGAAGCAACTTTTACCTGTGAGAGGTATCTTCGAAAACACTACTTGATGCAACATAAAGGGCAGGAAGCAAGAGGAGCAAT TTGTAAAGTTTGCGGAAAATCACTGCGCAGTGTATACTATCTTCGTCTTCATATGCTGATTCATACCAAAGAGTTACCGTATCGTTGTACAAAATGCGACGCTGCTTTTAACAGGAAGGACAAAGTTAAGCGCCACATGTTAACTCATGACCCGATCAAGCGTTTCAAG tgTCCATTGAAATCAGTCCTGGGTTGCACGAAAGAATTCAACAGAGCAGACAAGTTGAAAGAACATATCATTGGTCATAGCGGAGTTAAGAAGACATATCCGTGCTCTTTTTGCTCAAAGAAATACAGTCGACAGTCTTGCAAA GTAAAGCACGAGCTGTCGCATACATCTGGCCTCTTCTGTAATGTGTGCCTTCGAACTTTCGACAACGAAAACCGTCTTAAGTCACATAAATGCCGTAAATCGCAAACTGCAAcaaacacaaagaaaaaacGCACGGTATCCAAATCTCAAGCTTCTGGAGACATTTCGAAAGGCAAttctgtgacgtcatcagaTAAGGAGCTGACCAATCAGGAAAGGAATGAAGATTCGGATGATAATACTTCTGAACGAGTTTACACAAAGTTGTGGTCTGCCAAAGACGGCGAAATAGAACTGATTAATGAAACAACTTCACTGCAATCACCTATCAACGTCGAAGTTACGATGGAGAAGGTTGATTAA